Proteins from a single region of Carassius gibelio isolate Cgi1373 ecotype wild population from Czech Republic chromosome A5, carGib1.2-hapl.c, whole genome shotgun sequence:
- the LOC127999534 gene encoding arrestin domain-containing protein 3 — protein MPLTVKNISVTYNPINQLNTFTSGDFISGQVILDVAKDTQMQSLSVKIKGKANVCWSEHYGKTTVVYSDKEKYYSVERFFVRENKNDGYEMLNDPSGQPYSSVVAPGRHVYPFTFQLPQQHFPPTFKSSIGKVVYTLETRLSRSMRVSSKDKAEFQYVPRADVSNPELMAPQYGTKDKQMKFFNPGSVSMNINTEKMGYYLGEGLKVLAEVQNNSSRAIKPKYCLYEKHSFLAKGKRKLHTHDVLKEEGEPVEPNSKKTVTKVLSIPPTLPISILNCKVLKVEYRLRVYLDVPYASDPEIKFPVVILPPQPVSGAANSDFGIWNQPPGSNMFPNPPPMAPLAPPDNVVGPPGQFGAPGYSGPPLSQFPAPGYPGHPGQFASPSYSGPPGQFGPSVSHNPDPSAPPPYQEYQLYPQLPDHPNKS, from the exons ATGCCCCTCACAGTGAAGAACATTTCTGTTACGTACAATCCTATCAATCAGCTCAATACCTTCACAAGCGGGGATTTTATATCGGGACAAGTCATTCTGGATGTAGCGAAGGACACACAGATGCAGTCGCTGAGTGTGAAGATTAAAGGGAAAGCAAATGTGTGCTGGAGCGAGCACTATGGTAAAACCACTGTTGTTTACTCGGACAAGGAGAAGTATTATTCCGTTGAGAGATTTTTTGTCCGGGAGAACAAAAATGATG GATATGAAATGCTGAATGATCCATCAGGACAGCCGT ATTCTTCTGTTGTGGCACCAGGGCGCCATGTTTACCCATTCACCTTTCAGTTGCCTCAACA GCACTTCCCACCAACCTTCAAAAGTTCAATTGGAAAAGTTGTCTACACTTTGGAGACAAGACTATCCAGGTCAATGCGTGTTTCTAGCAAAGACAAAGCAGAGTTTCAGTATGTCCCCAGAGCTGATGTGTCCAATCCTGAACTAATG GCGCCTCAGTATGGAACCAAAGATAAACAGATGAAATTCTTCAACCCTGGGAGCGTCTCCATGAACATTAACACTGAGAAAATGGGATACTACCTTg GAGAGGGCTTGAAAGTTTTGGCTGAAGTTCAGAACAATTCTTCCCGTGCAATCAAGCCCAAATACTGCCTGTATGAAAAACACAGTTTTTTAGCCAAAGGCAAGAGGAAGCTTCACACACACGACGTACTTAAAGAGGAAGGGGAACCCGTTGAGCCGAACTCAAAGAAAACTGTTACCAAAGTGCTGTCCATTCCTCCCACCCTTCCCATCTCTATCCTAAACTGTAAGGTCCTCAAGGTTGAGTACAGACTCAGG GTCTACCTGGATGTGCCGTATGCCTCAGATCCGGAAATCAAATTCCCAGTTGTGATTCTACCTCCTCAGCCTGTGTCTGGTGCTGCTAACAGTGACTTTGGAATCTGGAATCAACCACCAGGAAGCAATATGTTCCCCAACCCACCTCCTATGGCTCCACTAGCCCCACCAGATAATGTAGTTGGTCCACCTGGTCAGTTTGGTGCACCTGGCTACAGTGGACCTCCTCTGAGTCAGTTTCCTGCTCCTGGTTATCCTGGACATCCGGGTCAGTTCGCTTCCCCTAGTTACTCTGGACCTCCTGGTCAATTTGGTCCTTCAGTTTCACATAATCCTGACCCGTCGGCTCCACCTCCTTACCAGGAATATCAGTTATATCCACAGTTGCCAGACCACCCAAATAAATCTTGA